In Populus trichocarpa isolate Nisqually-1 chromosome 16, P.trichocarpa_v4.1, whole genome shotgun sequence, a genomic segment contains:
- the LOC127904422 gene encoding cytochrome f-like, giving the protein MQTRKTLSWIKEEITRSISVSLMIYIITGAYISNAYPIFAQQGYENPREATGRIVCANCHLANKPVGIEVPQAVLPDIVFEAVVRIPYDMQLKQVLANGKKGALNVGVVLILPEGFELAPPDRISPEMKEKIGNLSFQSYRPAKKNILVIGPVPSKKYSEITFPILSPDPAAKKDAHFLKYPIYVGGNRGRGQIYPDGSKSNNTVYNATAAGIVSKIIRKEKGGYEITITDAPEGRQVIDSIPPGPELLVSEGESIKLDQPLTSNPNVGGFGQGDAEIVL; this is encoded by the coding sequence ATGCAAACTAGAAAGACCCTCTCTTGGATAAAGGAAGAGATTACTCGCTCCATTTCCGTATCGCtcatgatatatataataactgGGGCATACATTTCAAATGCATATCCCATTTTTGCACAGCAGGGTTATGAAAATCCGCGCGAAGCAACTGGTCGTATTGTATGCGCGAATTGTCATTTAGCTAATAAGCCTGTGGGTATTGAGGTTCCACAAGCGGTACTTCCTGATATTGTATTTGAAGCAGTTGTTCGAATTCCTTATGATATGCAACTAAAACAAGTTCTTGCTAATGGTAAAAAGGGAGCTTTGAATGTGGGGGTTGTTCTTATTTTACCTGAGGGGTTTGAATTAGCCCCTCCTGATCGTATTTCGCCAGAGATGAAAGAAAAGATAGGTAATCTCTCTTTTCAGAGTTATCGCCccgctaaaaaaaatattcttgttaTAGGTCCCGTTCCtagtaaaaaatatagtgaaatcACCTTTCCTATTCTTTCTCCGGACCCTGCTGCTAAGAAGGATGCTCACTTCTTAAAATATCCCATATACGTAGGCGGGAACAGGGGAAGGGGTCAGATTTATCCCGACGGGAGCAAGAGTAACAATACGGTTTATAATGCTACAGCAGCGGGTATAGTAAGCAAAATCATACGAAAAGAAAAAGGGGGGTACGAAATAACTATAACAGATGCGCCAGAGGGGCGTCAAGTGATTGATAGTATCCCCCCAGGACCAGAACTTCTTGTTTCAGAAGGCGAATCCATCAAACTCGATCAACCATTAACAAGTAATCCTAATGTGGGCGGATTTGGTCAGGGAGACGCAGAAATAGTACTTTAA